The following nucleotide sequence is from Oncorhynchus clarkii lewisi isolate Uvic-CL-2024 chromosome 6, UVic_Ocla_1.0, whole genome shotgun sequence.
AACAGACAgtccaaaaataaataataagaaATTAGGGTTTGaattgtctgtcctatatctagaatatgtaagaaagctcaggaattatttttgttttttggacacatacagtgcattgggaaagtattcagacctcttgacttttttcacatgttgttactttacagccttattccaaaattgattaaatagttgttttccctcatcaaactacacacaataccccataatgacaaagcaaaaacaagtttttagaagaaaaaaataatattaaatttacataagtcctgagcgctctggagcaggttctctctgtactttgctctgttcatctttcccttgatcctgattagtctcccagtcccttccgcaGAAAAACATCTGcatagtatgatgctgccaccaccatgcttcaccgtagggatggtattggccaggtgatgagcagtgcctggtttcttccagacgtgacacctggcattcaggccaaagagttcaatcttggtttcatcagaccagaggatcttgtttcttatggtttgaaagtctttagatgccttttggcgaaTTCCAAGCGGgccttcatgtgccttttactgaggactgtcttccgtctggccactctaccataaaggcatgattggtgaTGAAAGTTTattggaatctgtgtgggtagctggacaggtagaatgactgacagtgaaggtgaacaggtggtcatgggtcaggtgacagaggaatggatgagactgaggcaggaattcctttaaccataaagtggtatatttattgGGTAGTTTGTCTGTGCTGCATAACAAAGGAAACAGaataacatgtatccaatcaaATTCATAATCACAAAGATCAAATCATAACAATCATAACAATCATAACAATCATTCTCATTAAGAAGTCAATAGGAATCGTCATTGAGTCATTTCGGCTGATAAGTATTCATCATAATCatgaaaataataatacaaataattcaATCAGTTATCGGTTATTTAATCTATAATCTCCATCAGTTTGATATCAGAATTGATCCGTTCAGTAAACAATAATGATGTTTTATATTTCATCCTTTCAGGTTTGTCTTCATATGTACATGTAATTTCGTTACATTTCAACCATATGTCAATGGCATAATTGGGCTGTGATGATCCGTAAGGCCGTGATCATTGTCCATTGACATAACACAATAGGTTTGAAGCATGTGCTCCAAGCCGCGCTCCACGCTAATAACTATAAACAATAACTGATGGCCCGCTCTCCCGATCGCAACAGATAGTTCAGATGAAAGGTAACAGATTCGGTGGATTTACGTTGATTCATGGACACACAGAATGTCTGGATTAGAcagagttaaggaagagaaagcagcgaggtCTGGCGATGGCGATTTCCTCCTTTTAAtgagttgagatctgtcggacatttccactTGACCTAATTAAAGtgcccctggcccagctgagcAAGTGGCCATGAATTAAAGGAAcgattccaccaactccatgggcctttctacaggtggattgctgcagagatgataatccttctggaaggttctcccatctccacagaggaacccatctccacagaggaaccgatggtcactctgtcagtgaccatcgggttcttggtcacctctctgaccaaggcccttctccccctattgctcagtggccgggcagacagctctaggaagagtcatggtggttccaaacttcttacatttaagaatgacggtGGCAAATGTGTTCTTAGTTGACCTTCAAAACTGCAGAtttgttttgttacccttccccagatctgtgcactGTCAACGGTGGGACCTAATATAAGGATCGAGGAGTTGTGAATTCTgagatgccattctgcacaccGCTCTAGTACTGTGCCGTTATTTGCCtatttgtggcccgcctgttagcttgtacgattcttgccattctccttcaacctctcatcaactagctgttttcgcccacaggaccgccgtggactggatgttttttgtttgactagtcaggatcgaggcaaagatgaatggaggggtggcaggtagcttagtggttagagcattgggccagttaccggaaggttgctggatcgaatccccgagcttacaaggtaaaaatatgttgttctgcccctgaacaaggcagttagcccactgttttCCAGTAggctttcattgtaaataagaatttgttcttaactgacttgcatagttaaataaaggtttacaaAAATGTTGCAAAGTaccgagagatccttgatgaaaacctgctcaagacctcagattggggtgaaggttcaccttccaaaaggacaatgaccctaaggacacagccaagacagcgaaggagtggcttcgggacaactctctgaatgtccatgagtggcccagccatagcccggacttgaacccgatcaaacatctctggagaaacctgaaaatagctgtgcagcaacgctccccatccaacctgacagagcctgagagtatctgcagagaataatgggagaaacagctgtgccaagcttttagcgtcatacccaagaagactcaagactgtaatcgctgccaaaggtgcttcaacaagtaaagggtctgaatacttatgtaaatttgatatctgtttttatttgtaatacacttgcaaaaatgtctaaaaaactatttttgctttgtcagattgatgaggggggaaaaaacgatttgatcaattttataataaggctgtaacgtaacaaaaatgtggaaaaggtcagggggtctgaatagtttccgaacgCACTGTATATCAGTGGATAACATTGTAGATGCTTTGTTCATAatctctcactccttccttcaTTCATTATCTTACTCATGTCCCTTTCAGACCCAGCTACTATCAACCATAACTATCATGATGAATTTCAGCTTCCAGTGATAGGTACGTGACTTATTGGTAGATAAAGTCCATCCCTATCCATTGTGCAAAACATTGTGTCCTCCTCAGGAACTTGTAATGAAGAATGGTGGTCCTTCCAGGATAGCTGCTACCTGGCATCAAAAAGGAAGCTCAACTGGAAAAGTGCAGAGGAAAAATGTATTGAGCTGGGAGCACACCTGCTTGTTCTTAACAGTGAGGATGAGCTGGTAAGGCCAAGGAGGTGAAGCAGTATTGGTCTCATATCAAGAGCTGTGGGCTATGTTAAATGTTCTTTATTTGTGCTGTTTAGGACTACATCTCTCAAATGATTGATGCAGGAAAGAGATACTGGGTTGGGCTTGTGGAGAGAGCACAAGAGGGCCACTGGACCTGGGTGGATGGAACTGACTACAAATCAACTCCACAGTAAGGGAGTACTGGGATGATGAGAGTAGGGCagcggaggctggtgggaggacaGGCTCAGTGTAATGACTgaaatggaatcaatggaatcgtaccaaacacaccacatacatcaaacacatgaaaaacaaatttgtttgactccattccagccatttacaatgagcccatcttcCTATATCtgcccccaccagcctcctctggagtAGGGATATTGTCTATCACATCCTAAAAACACAGTCATCAGacattataattaagcaataaggcctaagggggtgtgatatatggccaatataccacggcttagggctgttcttatgcacgacgcaacgcagagtgattgggtacagcccttagctgtggtattttGTCCATATACCACAGACCCCCGAGATGCCTTATTGCAattataaactgattaccaacctaaccagagcagtaaaaatatatgttttggcatacccgtggtatacccggctgtcagccaatcagcattcagggctcgaaccacccagtttataatatgtaATATCCTTCCCTCTACTGTCTTTGCTCAGCTTCTGGGATAAAGGGCAGCCAGACGACTGGCAGGTTGGTGTGATTGGAGAGGACTGTGGACAGCTTCATGACGGTCCACACAGACGACGCAAGCTTTGGAATGATGCAGACTGCAGCCTAATGTACAATTACATCTGTGAGGCAAAGGGGAAATGAGAAACAGTAGACCCATGCTTGCCATTGACACATGAGCTGTAAGCTATGCCAGTGCTGCCCGACTGATATAACATGACAGTCTCAGGATACAGGAGAAAGGATGGATTTCTTTCAGTGACTGTACAACAATCACAAATGATGGTATTGAGCATAAGAAGCACACAGTGTATAACATGAGCTTATTCACAGAATAAAGTTTAATTAAACCTTGGTATGTCAGAATTTAATAGCTTTCTTGGAGGTCTTTTCCACTCTATCTGTGGGTGTATATGAATAGCAATAACCAATACAAAGGCACATATTGGATCATAACAGCTGTTATTGATTTCAAGAGAAGGTGGGCCACTGCAGGTTATGTCCTGGTTCCCCGTGCATTACCATACTAGCAGTGCTCACCGGGAAGGTGCTCATGCTCTGGGTTGTACCCCGCCTTGTCAAAGCACATGGCTGCTTTTCTGTCACACTCGCAGATAAACATCTCACACGGAT
It contains:
- the LOC139410819 gene encoding C-type lectin domain family 4 member E-like isoform X3, yielding MDSIQYDQFGTSDIESNHSRRKIIPQRGMQSRVVHLLYGVLVLLLLILLLITGLKFSQLNQAIVDVHLYLESLNKTVISACATSSSSDPATINHNYHDEFQLPVIGTCNEEWWSFQDSCYLASKRKLNWKSAEEKCIELGAHLLVLNSEDELDYISQMIDAGKRYWVGLVERAQEGHWTWVDGTDYKSTPHFWDKGQPDDWQVGVIGEDCGQLHDGPHRRRKLWNDADCSLMYNYICEAKGK
- the LOC139410819 gene encoding C-type lectin domain family 4 member E-like isoform X1 codes for the protein MEISPPEMDSIQYDQFGTSDIESNHSRRKIIPQRGMQSRVVHLLYGVLVLLLLILLLITGLKFSQLNQAIVDVHLYLESLNKTVISACATSSSSDPATINHNYHDEFQLPVIGTCNEEWWSFQDSCYLASKRKLNWKSAEEKCIELGAHLLVLNSEDELDYISQMIDAGKRYWVGLVERAQEGHWTWVDGTDYKSTPHFWDKGQPDDWQVGVIGEDCGQLHDGPHRRRKLWNDADCSLMYNYICEAKGK
- the LOC139410819 gene encoding C-type lectin domain family 4 member E-like isoform X2, with amino-acid sequence MEISPPEMDSIQYDQFGTSDIESNHSRRKIIPQRGMQSRVVHLLYGVLVLLLLILLLITGLKFSQLNQAIVDVHLYLESLNKTVISACATSSSSDPATINHNYHDEFQLPVIEWWSFQDSCYLASKRKLNWKSAEEKCIELGAHLLVLNSEDELDYISQMIDAGKRYWVGLVERAQEGHWTWVDGTDYKSTPHFWDKGQPDDWQVGVIGEDCGQLHDGPHRRRKLWNDADCSLMYNYICEAKGK